From Bacillota bacterium, the proteins below share one genomic window:
- a CDS encoding 2-oxo acid dehydrogenase subunit E2 codes for TLTNLGMYRVDGFTPILNAPQIATLGAGRIAPEARAFDDGRIEARPVLHLSLTFDHRAVDGAPAAAFLDRLVRRLEGAEGLE; via the coding sequence TCACCCTGACCAACCTGGGCATGTACCGGGTGGACGGGTTCACGCCCATCCTGAACGCGCCGCAGATCGCGACCTTGGGGGCGGGGCGGATCGCGCCCGAGGCGCGGGCCTTCGACGATGGCCGCATCGAGGCGCGGCCGGTCCTTCACCTGTCGCTCACCTTCGACCACCGCGCCGTCGACGGAGCGCCCGCGGCAGCCTTCCTGGACAGGTTGGTGCGCCGGTTGGAGGGCGCGGAGGGGCTCGAGTAG